In Gemmatimonadota bacterium, the DNA window GGGTGACAAGTTCCTGTTCCACACTTACGGGGCCAACCCGACAAGCTGTGCGGCCGGCCGTGCGGTTCTCGAGGTACTCAGGGAAGATCGCTTGCAGGAGAACGCGCTTAAGGTCGGAAATTCCCTGCTCGCGGGACTTCGGGACCTTCAGCAACGATACCAGGTCGTCGGTGACGTCCGGGGGCGCGGGCTGATGCTGGCAATTGAACTCGTCCGGGACAGGAAAACCAGGGAACCCGATGCCGATACCACTGCCGCCGTGTTCGAGGCCTGCCGCGAGCACGGTCTCATCCTTTCGAAATCGGGTCCGTACAGGTCCGTGCTGCGCATGGTGCCCCCGTTGTGCCTGTCACGGGGAGATGTCGATTCCGTTATTTCCGGGCTCGATGCCGCCTTCCGATCCATGGAATGAGATCGTGAGCGCTTTGCTTGCAATGCGCCAACACCCATTTTTGGACACCTCGAAACTCGACGCGCGGCAGATCGATCTTGCCTTTTGTCGGCAGGAACAGAGGCCTGCCGTGCGGTCTCGCATACGTTGTGCCTATCCCTGCGGGTCTTGAAGGGCGGCGTGGCCGAGCGAAATGAAAAGGCGCATCGGATCGTCAGTGAGGGGCACAAAGCCGAATCTCTCGCAGAAGCGTTTCGCGTCGTCGTTCGCGGCATCCACGATCAGGGCATGCATGGCCACGGTTTCACCGGCAATCACGGTCCGCTTGACCGCATCTGAGAGAAGCATGCGTCCGAGGCCCTGCCGGTGCGCCGAGCGATCGACCGCCAGCCGGCCGATCAGGGCGCAGGGCACCGGATGGCGCGGCAATTTCCGGGAGAGTTGCTCAGGCAGTGAAGCAAGGTCGATCGACTGTGCACTCAGTGTGTAGAATCCGAGGACTGCATCGGTTTCGCCGGCGGTACAGACGAACACCCGGGCGATCCGGCGCCGGACGTCCTGCCCGGCCTGGCGTGCCAGATAGCGGTCCAACTCGGGAATGCCACAGGAAAAGAACTTC includes these proteins:
- a CDS encoding aminotransferase class III-fold pyridoxal phosphate-dependent enzyme — translated: GDKFLFHTYGANPTSCAAGRAVLEVLREDRLQENALKVGNSLLAGLRDLQQRYQVVGDVRGRGLMLAIELVRDRKTREPDADTTAAVFEACREHGLILSKSGPYRSVLRMVPPLCLSRGDVDSVISGLDAAFRSME
- a CDS encoding GNAT family N-acetyltransferase, with the translated sequence MLDALTIEPLGKRQDRKFFSCGIPELDRYLARQAGQDVRRRIARVFVCTAGETDAVLGFYTLSAQSIDLASLPEQLSRKLPRHPVPCALIGRLAVDRSAHRQGLGRMLLSDAVKRTVIAGETVAMHALIVDAANDDAKRFCERFGFVPLTDDPMRLFISLGHAALQDPQG